In a genomic window of Curtobacterium flaccumfaciens pv. betae:
- a CDS encoding ATP-dependent DNA helicase, producing the protein MSDTADTTDTTGTATAADTAAAAPPVIRHGADAIADALGRPRPTAQQRAVIESPLVPALVVAGAGSGKTETMASRVVWLLANGLVRPDEVLGLTFTRKAAGELSVRINDRIRALEDVGLITPGDAFEAPTVSTYNAFANAVFRENALLVGRDGESQVLTEPSAWQLARRVVVAARDDRLAGLDRDVDTLTAAVVALAGATSEHLVEPEDLRRFAIEFSELLELPGNRGKPYKAITDAVTAIGALEPLADLVAEFRRQKVDRGFVEFSDQIALALAAAESAPRVVTDLRSRYGVVLLDEYQDTSVVQTRFLARLFRGHSVMAVGDPHQSIYGFRGASAANLARFPHDFGGDEPGVAEPVTFALSTSWRNPVDVLAGANAIVAPLSEASEVDVERLSPRPGADTGTVRVVFPETLPEEADEVAAWFQDHRRQDPTGSMALLLRARKDLAAFTAALGARGVPYHVLGTGGLLQRPEIVDLVACLRVLHDPAAGNDLIRLLAGARWRVGAADIVALHQLARWLFQRDHTQQRLDDDLTAAFRASVAAGEHGSIVDALDFVATAPDEHGALEGITAAGRSRMRALGGQLAMLRSRAGSDLVDFVTLVVQEMRLDIEVAAHEQGSGAYLDAFIDELAGFVSTDDRADLGSFLGWIDAAARRDDMGPRSEEPEAGTVQILTIHGSKGLEWDAVAVPRMVEGGLPARPQEGSSGWLGFGRLPYEFRGDAAELPRLAWRGQETQKDVTTAIDAFKEQVKARNEDEERRLTYVALTRAKHDLLVSGSFWAGGVRPTEPSRYLRDLVDAGVIDGAAIPETTVHDENPMGESGATQTWPHVPFGQRAPRVLAAAERVRNANPGAAGRFAADIDLLLAERHATRNAKHAVAVPHRVPASGFKDYLTEPDSVAERLRRPMPERPYRATRLGTLFHQWVEQRARSGGALETLDVWDGELDLDADDLADASPDAVVTDDDARRLADFQATFARSRWAGLTPIEVEREIHIPFLGHSVVCKLDAVYEIDGRAEVVDWKTGKAPSGADDLARRTLQLALYRVAYAEFTGRPLDQVDAVFYFVADDLEVRPTELLDRAGLERAWSEAIGS; encoded by the coding sequence GTGAGCGACACCGCGGACACGACCGACACGACCGGCACAGCTACTGCGGCCGACACGGCTGCCGCTGCTCCGCCCGTCATCCGGCACGGCGCCGACGCCATCGCCGACGCCCTCGGTCGCCCCCGTCCCACCGCCCAGCAGCGTGCCGTCATCGAGTCGCCGCTCGTGCCGGCGCTGGTCGTCGCCGGTGCCGGCAGCGGGAAGACCGAGACGATGGCCTCGCGCGTCGTCTGGCTGCTGGCCAACGGGCTCGTCCGACCCGACGAGGTCCTCGGGCTGACCTTCACCCGCAAGGCCGCCGGCGAACTCTCCGTCCGCATCAACGACCGCATCCGCGCGCTCGAGGACGTCGGGCTGATCACCCCCGGGGACGCCTTCGAAGCGCCCACCGTCTCGACGTACAACGCCTTCGCCAACGCGGTCTTCCGCGAGAACGCCCTGCTCGTCGGGCGTGACGGCGAGTCCCAGGTGCTGACCGAACCCTCGGCCTGGCAGCTCGCCCGTCGGGTCGTGGTGGCCGCCCGCGACGACCGGCTCGCGGGACTCGACCGCGACGTCGACACCCTGACCGCAGCCGTGGTGGCGCTCGCCGGTGCTACCTCCGAACACCTCGTCGAGCCGGAGGACCTCCGCCGGTTCGCGATCGAGTTCTCGGAGCTGCTCGAACTCCCCGGCAACCGCGGCAAGCCGTACAAGGCGATCACCGACGCGGTCACCGCGATCGGCGCCCTCGAACCCCTGGCCGACCTGGTCGCCGAGTTCCGGCGGCAGAAGGTCGACCGCGGGTTCGTGGAGTTCTCCGACCAGATCGCCCTCGCGCTCGCCGCGGCCGAGTCGGCCCCTCGCGTCGTCACGGACCTGCGGAGCCGGTACGGGGTGGTGCTCCTCGACGAGTACCAGGACACCTCGGTGGTGCAGACCCGGTTCCTCGCCCGGCTGTTCCGCGGGCACTCGGTGATGGCGGTCGGCGACCCGCACCAGTCGATCTACGGGTTCCGCGGTGCGAGTGCCGCGAACCTCGCCCGGTTCCCGCACGACTTCGGCGGCGACGAACCCGGGGTGGCCGAACCCGTGACCTTCGCGCTGTCGACCAGCTGGCGGAACCCGGTGGACGTGCTCGCGGGGGCGAACGCGATCGTGGCACCGCTGTCCGAGGCGTCCGAGGTCGACGTCGAACGGCTCTCGCCCCGGCCGGGCGCGGACACCGGCACCGTACGGGTGGTGTTCCCCGAGACCCTGCCGGAAGAGGCCGACGAGGTCGCGGCGTGGTTCCAGGACCACCGCCGTCAGGACCCGACGGGCTCGATGGCGCTGCTGCTGCGCGCGCGGAAGGACCTCGCGGCGTTCACGGCGGCGCTCGGTGCCCGCGGGGTGCCGTACCACGTGCTCGGCACCGGCGGACTGCTCCAGCGCCCGGAGATCGTCGACCTGGTGGCGTGCCTGCGGGTGCTGCACGACCCGGCGGCCGGCAACGACCTGATCCGGCTGCTCGCGGGTGCACGGTGGCGGGTCGGTGCGGCGGACATCGTCGCCCTGCACCAGCTCGCCCGGTGGCTGTTCCAGCGCGACCACACCCAGCAGCGGCTCGACGACGACCTGACCGCGGCGTTCCGGGCCTCCGTTGCCGCCGGGGAGCACGGGTCGATCGTCGATGCGCTCGACTTCGTGGCGACCGCGCCCGACGAGCACGGCGCGCTCGAGGGCATCACCGCCGCGGGTCGCAGCCGGATGCGTGCGCTCGGCGGCCAGCTCGCGATGCTCCGGTCACGCGCGGGGAGCGACCTGGTCGACTTCGTGACGCTCGTCGTGCAGGAGATGCGGCTCGACATCGAGGTCGCCGCGCACGAACAGGGGAGCGGCGCCTACCTCGACGCCTTCATCGACGAACTCGCCGGCTTCGTCTCGACCGACGACCGCGCCGACCTCGGTTCGTTCCTCGGGTGGATCGACGCCGCAGCCCGGCGTGACGACATGGGTCCGCGTTCCGAGGAGCCCGAGGCCGGCACCGTGCAGATCCTGACGATCCACGGGTCCAAGGGACTGGAGTGGGACGCCGTCGCGGTGCCCCGGATGGTCGAGGGCGGCCTGCCGGCACGCCCGCAGGAGGGCTCGTCCGGCTGGCTGGGGTTCGGCCGGCTGCCGTACGAGTTCCGCGGGGACGCCGCCGAGCTGCCACGACTCGCATGGCGCGGGCAGGAGACCCAGAAGGACGTCACCACTGCGATCGACGCCTTCAAGGAACAGGTGAAGGCCCGCAACGAGGACGAGGAACGCCGGCTCACCTACGTCGCCCTGACCCGTGCCAAGCACGACCTGCTGGTGTCCGGCTCGTTCTGGGCCGGCGGGGTCCGACCCACCGAGCCGAGCCGTTACCTGCGCGACCTGGTGGACGCAGGCGTCATCGACGGTGCGGCGATCCCGGAGACGACGGTGCACGACGAGAACCCGATGGGGGAGAGCGGCGCGACCCAGACCTGGCCGCACGTGCCGTTCGGGCAGCGTGCGCCGCGGGTCCTGGCCGCCGCGGAGCGGGTGCGGAACGCGAACCCCGGAGCGGCGGGGCGCTTCGCCGCCGACATCGACCTGCTGCTCGCCGAGCGGCACGCCACCCGGAACGCGAAGCACGCGGTCGCCGTCCCGCACCGGGTGCCGGCGTCGGGCTTCAAGGACTACCTGACCGAACCTGACTCCGTCGCCGAGCGGCTCCGCCGGCCGATGCCGGAGCGACCGTACCGCGCGACCCGGCTCGGCACGCTCTTCCACCAGTGGGTGGAACAGCGGGCGCGCAGCGGTGGCGCGCTCGAGACCCTCGACGTGTGGGACGGGGAGCTCGACCTCGATGCCGATGACCTCGCCGATGCGTCGCCGGACGCCGTGGTCACCGACGACGACGCCCGTCGACTGGCGGACTTCCAAGCGACGTTCGCCCGCTCCCGCTGGGCCGGGCTGACGCCGATCGAGGTCGAGCGCGAGATCCACATCCCGTTCCTCGGGCACAGCGTCGTCTGCAAGCTCGACGCCGTGTACGAGATCGACGGGCGTGCCGAGGTGGTGGACTGGAAGACGGGCAAGGCACCGTCCGGTGCGGACGACCTGGCCCGACGCACGCTGCAGCTCGCGCTGTACCGCGTCGCCTACGCCGAGTTCACCGGGCGGCCGCTCGACCAGGTCGACGCGGTGTTCTACTTCGTCGCCGACGACCTCGAGGTCCGTCCGACCGAGCTGCTCGACCGCGCCGGACTCGAGCGTGCGTGGTCCGAGGCCATCGGCAGCTGA
- a CDS encoding phosphotransferase has translation MAGSQFTLAALATTAVPGLLVTGTRTLGSAAAGDYESALLRDADGTEIVIRRPRNQRAEARQSADLVAIRALSAGIRTRLPFGVAEYRGQAPIGSTRAIVTTRLAGTHPTLASLVERPNLATSVGRAVASIHQLPTSFVSDAGLPSLTPFEVLRSAVSVMDRAVATKLVPAALVERWEGAARDQQLWQFTPTVVHGSLGTGALLADGDAVTGVLDWGELRLGDPAKDLAWVLAGRRDAFDTVLSAYEANGGGRDRQLAQRARVHHELETAHWLLHGVQAKSTEVVDDAVSMMHRLVDAVHAPSAEPLQSVSPETMEIGEVEQLLSSTERRHG, from the coding sequence ATGGCGGGATCCCAGTTCACTCTAGCCGCGTTGGCGACGACGGCCGTTCCAGGTCTCCTCGTCACGGGCACGCGCACGCTCGGCTCGGCCGCGGCCGGCGACTACGAGTCGGCGCTCCTCCGCGACGCCGACGGCACCGAGATCGTCATCCGCCGCCCCCGGAACCAGCGCGCCGAGGCCCGGCAGTCAGCCGACCTCGTCGCCATCCGTGCACTGAGCGCCGGCATCCGCACGCGACTGCCGTTCGGCGTCGCCGAGTACCGCGGCCAGGCACCGATCGGGTCGACGCGCGCCATCGTCACGACCCGACTTGCCGGGACCCACCCGACCCTCGCGTCGCTCGTCGAGCGCCCCAACCTCGCCACCAGTGTCGGCCGTGCCGTCGCCTCGATCCACCAGCTGCCGACGAGCTTCGTCTCCGACGCCGGGCTGCCCTCGCTCACGCCGTTCGAGGTGCTCCGGTCCGCAGTCTCGGTGATGGACCGCGCCGTGGCGACCAAGCTCGTCCCCGCCGCGCTCGTCGAACGCTGGGAGGGTGCCGCTCGGGACCAGCAGCTCTGGCAGTTCACACCGACCGTCGTGCACGGCTCGCTCGGCACCGGCGCCCTGCTCGCCGACGGCGATGCGGTGACGGGGGTCCTCGACTGGGGCGAGCTGCGGCTCGGCGACCCGGCGAAGGACCTCGCATGGGTGCTCGCCGGCCGCCGCGACGCCTTCGACACCGTCCTCAGCGCCTACGAGGCGAACGGCGGCGGACGCGACCGCCAGCTCGCTCAGCGTGCGCGCGTGCACCACGAGCTCGAGACGGCGCACTGGCTGCTGCACGGCGTGCAGGCGAAGAGCACCGAGGTCGTCGACGATGCCGTCTCGATGATGCACCGCCTGGTCGACGCGGTGCACGCCCCGAGTGCGGAACCGCTGCAGTCCGTGTCACCCGAGACGATGGAGATCGGCGAGGTGGAGCAGCTGTTGTCCTCCACCGAACGCCGCCACGGCTGA
- the nudC gene encoding NAD(+) diphosphatase: MTVEFAARLPLSRNELDRDAEFRTTDDVERVLREDEHTRYLPVRGAEMLRNADGTLRFVAASEIPVDTVTLYLGRAVSDAADAPAGTRFVAALIDSATATAIEPDDAAWQSLRMFGTELSPRDQGLAVEAVAMANWHAVHGFSPRTGSPTAVVSGGWVRRDPEGHDLFPRTDAAIIVGVVDADDRILLGSNAAWDADRYSLLAGFVEPGESLEDAVRREVWEESGVRVEEPEYLGSQPWPFPASLMVGFRARAAGGDPTTARPDGVEILDVRWFSRDEIRERAGDTLLLPGRTSIARAIIEEWYGGPLDLP, from the coding sequence GTGACCGTCGAGTTCGCCGCCCGGCTCCCGCTCTCCCGCAACGAACTCGACCGCGACGCCGAGTTCCGCACGACCGACGACGTCGAGCGTGTCCTGCGCGAGGACGAGCACACCCGGTACCTACCGGTGCGTGGTGCTGAGATGCTCCGGAACGCCGACGGCACCCTGCGCTTCGTGGCCGCGTCGGAGATCCCGGTCGACACCGTGACCCTGTACCTGGGCCGTGCGGTGTCGGACGCAGCCGACGCCCCGGCGGGTACCCGCTTCGTCGCCGCCCTGATCGACAGCGCGACGGCCACCGCCATCGAACCCGACGACGCCGCCTGGCAGAGCCTCCGGATGTTCGGCACCGAGCTCTCGCCCCGCGACCAGGGCCTGGCGGTCGAAGCCGTGGCGATGGCCAACTGGCACGCCGTGCACGGCTTCTCGCCGCGCACCGGGTCACCCACGGCCGTCGTGAGCGGCGGATGGGTCCGCCGCGACCCCGAGGGGCACGACCTCTTCCCGCGCACGGACGCGGCGATCATCGTCGGGGTCGTCGACGCCGACGACCGGATCCTGCTCGGTTCCAACGCCGCGTGGGACGCCGACCGGTACTCGCTGCTGGCCGGGTTCGTCGAGCCGGGGGAGTCGCTCGAGGACGCCGTCCGCCGCGAGGTCTGGGAGGAGTCCGGCGTCCGCGTCGAGGAGCCCGAGTACCTCGGCTCGCAGCCGTGGCCGTTCCCCGCGTCGCTGATGGTGGGCTTCCGTGCCCGTGCAGCCGGCGGTGACCCGACGACCGCACGCCCCGACGGCGTGGAGATCCTGGACGTCCGGTGGTTCTCGCGCGACGAGATCCGCGAGCGCGCCGGCGACACCCTGCTGCTGCCGGGACGCACCTCGATCGCCCGCGCCATCATCGAGGAGTGGTACGGCGGGCCGCTGGACCTGCCGTGA